Part of the Synechococcus sp. HK01-R genome is shown below.
CCAGTTGATCGAAGCGATGAATCGCGATTACGCCCATCTGCTCGTGGTTGACAACGACAACTGGGCTGACCCGCCCCTGTTTTCCTCGATCTGCGCCAATGCCGTCGCTGGCACTCCCGCCAGCACCGGCAACATCGGCAGCCGCGGCCGCTATGTGCTCGAGTCGTACAACTTCAACGGCAGCCCCTTCTATGGCGGCAGAGCCGATCTGCGGATGCGCGGCGAGATCCTCAAAGCCGATAACTCAATCGCAGCGGCGGCGGTGGTACTGCAGACCGTTGAAATCAAGCCGAAAAGCTGCAGCACCTCCTTCGATCAGCCCACCCAGAGCAGTGGCTTCCCCGGCCTGCTGGCAGCCATGGTCGACATGGGCGGCAATGATGTGCGCGGCCGCCTCAGTGGCAACATTCTCTGCCTTCAATGCGTAGACAATATCCCTAGTGAATGCAACATCTCCAGCGCAAAAGCCCTGGAGGACTACACCATTAACGACAAAATCTGCGTGATTGGTGGCAATCCCAATCAGACCCAGATCGATGGCCAGATCTTCCTCGGCCCGATCGATCTGCCGCCCGTTCCCAAGCCGCCGGCGTCGATGCAGGATCTTTACACCAATCCTCCTGATATCACCACCAGCACCACCATCACCGCAGCGAGCGGGGATGCTGCTCAGATGCTCAACGGCGCCTGCCGCACCGACGCTGATGGCATCACCCACTGCGTCGTCGGCTCGATTGACCTGAGCGATAACGAAACCTTCAGCATCGATTCCAGCGCCGGCCCGGTGCGCCTCTATGTGACCGGAAACACGGTGGATTTCAAAGGCAGCAGTGGCCTGGTGCACACACCCGTGTCAGCGCCCTCCACAAACCTCGGCCTCTTTGGCAGGGAAATCGACCCGACCGATCAATTCACCGACCAGACCGTGATCCTGCGCGGCGGTGCCAGCACCAACAACCTCTGGGTCTATTTCCCCGATGGTCGCCTCGGCATCAAGGGCGGCGCTGGCAATGACGTGAACTGCGACAGCAACGGTGAATGCACAGGCGGCGACATCTATGGCGCGGTGTGGGGAAAATTTTGGGGGGAATCCAATGGCACCGGTGCGCAGATCACCGTGCCAGCCAACATGGGCCAGCAGATCTTCAACAACTATGGGGCCGATTACGCCATCGGCATGCGCGACTACGTCGCCATCGGTGTGTCTAAATGGAGCAGCTTTGTGCTCAACAATGGTGGCTGATTCACTACTTCAATACCAGTGCCAATCACGCCACAGAGTGTTCATGAGAGTCAGATGATAATCAGATGAGAAGCGCCCAAGAATCCGCCTTCTCTCCCGTTCAAAGTCACCACAGCAACCTAAAATAAAAACAGGAAAGAAAGCAGGGCTGCATGACGCTGAAGCCCTTCAACACCAAGAGACGTGTTCCTCAATTGAGGCGACGGAAAGGGAATGATGCCTTGGGTTATTCACTGCCCATGGTCGCCTCGGCATCAAGGGCGGCGCTGGTGATGATGTGAACTGCGACAGCAGCGGCGAATGTACAGGCGGCGACATCTATGGAGCTGCTTACGCCATCGGCATGCGCGACTACACCGCCATCGGCGTGTCTAAACGGAGCAGCTTTGTGCTCAACAATGGCGGCTGATTCACTACTTCAAAATCAGTGCCATTCACGCCACGCAGTGTTCATGAGAGTCAGATGATAATCAGATGAAAAGCGCCCAAGAATCCGCCTTCTCTCCCGTTCAAAGTCACCACAGCAACCTAAAATAAAAACAGGAAAGAAAGCAGGGCTGAATGATGCTGAAGCCCTTCAACACCAAGAGACATGTTCCTCAATTGAGGCGACGGAAAGGGAATGATGCCTTGGGTTATTCACTGCCCGAAGTTATGGTGGCTTCGGTGGTGTTGGCGGCATCTGTGGCCATGACAGCCAACCTCTCCAACTCGACCATGGACGGGATGCAGAGCATGAACCTGCGCTCCAAACTCGACAGTGCCCTGGCCGCACGCATGGAACTAATCCGTGATGCCGGTTTCCGCTATCTCTGCACCCAGGGTTGCGACAACGACCAACTCAGCCTCCAGCTGAAATATGACCTCGACACACTCACACCCCTATGCAAGACCGACAGCCTGGGCTCCTCTCTTGCCACCCATCTCGCAACCGAGCATCCCGAGCTGACAGAGACTTTCAATCTCAACAGCTTCGATGCCAAGGCGCCATCGATCCCGATCATCACCACGATCACCCCGTCAGGCAATCGCCTCAGTGTCTCCCTCACGGCGAAGGATTCCTCAGACCATGCGATCCAATCAATCAGCTCCACGATCGTTCCCCATGCCCAGGGCTGGTGTCCATGAAACGAGCGATCCCACCTCAGGCCGGCTTCTCACTCATGGAGATGCTCGTGGTGGTCGCCTTGATCGGCATGCTCAGCGGCATCGCCCTCCCCAGCTTCCTGGCCAACTGGGAAGACGAGCGCCTCAATGCCGCCAGCAAAACAACGGTGGCCTGGCTGGACGACCTGAGACGCCAGGCGATTCAACACAGCAGCCCCTGCCGCGCCACCTGGGATCTGGAGGCGGTGAGCCTCAGCGCAAGCTGCGATCACGACCCCGACACGATCCGCCGGCTCAACCTCAGGGCCGAAATCCGGCACAGCGAGGCGCTGACGGTGGCCCTGGTCAACGACGACGCTCCCACCACTTGGGTGTTCACACCGCGCGGCACCTCCAACACCTCGGCTCAGGCCCTCTTCACCCTCGCAGACAGCAACCGTGACCCCGGGCGCTGCCTGCGACTGATCGCTCCTCTGGGCCTGCTCAAAACAGCACGACGCAATGCAGCAGGACAATGCGACTACACCACCGCCTACTGACAGCCGCAGGCTTCACCCTCGTTGAGCTGCTGGTCGCCGCCTCGGTGGGTGTGCTGCTCAGCCTCACGGCTTCGCAACTGATGTTCAGCCACATGCGCTCCAGTTCCGCCCTGGAAGCGACGCAACGGCTGCGGGACGACTGGAATCGCACCACCCATTTCATCGAATCGGAAGTGGCCCTGAGCGAACGAGTGCTCACCAACGCCGCCCTGATCAACCTCGCCCAATGCAACCCGGCGATCAGCTCAGCTGAATTCCGCTTCGCGCTGGAAATCCGCCGTGATCTCCCCCCCGCGCTCTACTTCGTTCGCGACAATGCTGAAAACAGCCTCGACTGGATCGGCACCAGCAGCCTCTGGCGCTGCGGCCCAGGCATTGCCGACAATGGCGACTACGCCAACATCATCGACACCTCCACCTCCTCCCTGCTCACGGCGCAACGGCTCGTGGATGGTATGAATGCGAACTGCCATCTCACGGTCAGCTCAACACCAACGGGCGTGAGCAAGTCGCTGCGCTATGAGCTCTGCATCCAGGGGCTGACCAGCTATTCCTACAGCCAAGCGGTCGACACGTATTCAAGAATCAGCCCCGTTTTCTCCTACCCCAACACCAACACGCTGTGCAGTGATGAATATCTCACGATTGAAGGGTTCTACAAACTCAGCGGTGGCACCGCCGGCGCCGACACCCTGCAGGTACCCACCATTGCCCTCAACGAGTACAACGACATCCTGATTTGTGGCTATGGCGGCGGAGACACGATCAACGGATCCAGAGCCAATGATGTCCTGGAGGCAGGTGATAGTGGACGCAATCCTGAGCCAGGAGCAACGATCAATGGGAACGATGGTAGCGATCGTTTGCGTGGAGGACCAGGGAATGACATCCTCAGTGGAGGAAGTGGAGACGATGTTCTGATCGGTGGTGCTGGCAACGATATGCTGGATGGAGGTCTAGGAGAAAATCAATATCTTCCTGGATCCGGGACGAATGTCATCACGGGAGGAGCAAGTCTTGACATTGTGTTCATCGACAGTAACAAAGCCGATGTCGATGGGCTTGGCAACTGCACAAAAACAAGCTGCGCACTAACCTATGTCGCCAACGGAACAAACTCCTCTGCAACTGCAAGCGGGGTTGAGGTACTAATTTTTAGAGACGGTCGTTATGACATCACAAACTGACCTTTATTCGTGATCAAGGTGTCTGATTCAGCCTTAGGACCGCTATGAAGGCCTCCTGGGGCACATCCACCTTGCCCATGGCTTTCATCCGCTTCTTGCCATTGGCCGGTGACTGCCAGGAAAG
Proteins encoded:
- a CDS encoding Tfp pilus assembly protein FimT/FimU: MKRAIPPQAGFSLMEMLVVVALIGMLSGIALPSFLANWEDERLNAASKTTVAWLDDLRRQAIQHSSPCRATWDLEAVSLSASCDHDPDTIRRLNLRAEIRHSEALTVALVNDDAPTTWVFTPRGTSNTSAQALFTLADSNRDPGRCLRLIAPLGLLKTARRNAAGQCDYTTAY